The following coding sequences lie in one Mucilaginibacter sp. KACC 22773 genomic window:
- a CDS encoding glycosyl hydrolase, producing the protein MRRQKNILFTPLLAVFLTTVTFFSSTAQVAPILPLAQQLNRSFGQYDKAAFMSPPKVYYPETWFHLIGGNVSKKGITADLEAIARSGISGIQLFHGQFGGPWPGVSPQIACLSPLWEDAIRHTAQECRRLGLRFTMQNCPGWAMAGGPWITPANAMRHLAWSRIDLAGGEGVVNMHLDQPQPSSEPWRDYRDITVLAFPTPLGDTGKPLVAQSVKGSSNISWEDCFLKQAKESVRLKPAATGEPYWAEVTFADTVTIRTIELPSVNSMGHAWNYEPGVKIKAQAIMANGKVIDILNTNIPQGNWQDTQPLSFACTEVKGAKTIKLYIENKHDMALGVIRFFSAARKNSWESEAGWTLRSIDRSGKKYGQSPKSYIDPAQIRDITNMMDAQGNLKWAAPRGKWTVLRIGHVNSGKQNGPAPAEGTGWESNKLSEAGANAHFAGYIGRLSGANGILGDGLLKGMLMDSWECETQTWTQNMEQEFNRVEAYPLRKWIPALFGYVLKDQETTFKFLRDWRSTLNDLYTNKFYGRMAQLAKQNNLAVSYETAAGDVFPADILEYYKFADVPMCEFWQPFTNGYVGSFNFKPIKPAASAAHIYGKPRLGAEAFTSFALTWDEHWQDLKEVANVNIVEGVTHLVYHTYTHNPKADSLKPGTSFGSGIGTPFLRQQTWWNDMPQLNGYFARISYLQERGRPVSDVLWYLGDEIDHKPDQNAPFPKGFKYDYCNPDVLLNRLTVANGMVVTPEGISYRVLWLPSTIHMLPQTLEKLEALIRAGATIIGDAPQYLATLSGGQKSQIRFNTAVKNIWGDKQPKGLRKLGKGALISGTSLADALQQIQLTPDVTGGDAIWTHRKAEGADWYFICAPKGKAFKGTLDFRNTGAAEMWDPLNGTTRAVAAEQKQGRTSVTFDLPQAGSCFVVFNHNQQQNAANKPVQTKVIATTNLSAPWELSFPEGWGAPQTTRINELKPWKDLNLSPEAKAFSGTAAYTTTFTIDKIESGAHFLLNLGSVNMIAKVTLNGKFIGTVWCNPYQLDLTNAIVADKNSLKVEVTSTWFNRLAYDAGLPEDKRKTWTISGPEKGSALRESGLIGPVTLVEEKGL; encoded by the coding sequence ATGAGGCGCCAAAAAAATATATTATTCACGCCGTTGTTGGCTGTTTTCTTGACGACGGTAACTTTTTTTTCATCAACGGCCCAGGTAGCGCCAATTTTGCCGCTGGCGCAGCAACTTAACCGCAGTTTTGGCCAATATGATAAAGCAGCCTTTATGTCGCCGCCAAAAGTTTACTATCCCGAAACCTGGTTCCACTTGATAGGGGGGAATGTTTCAAAAAAAGGCATTACGGCCGATCTGGAAGCCATTGCGCGGTCGGGTATTTCGGGCATCCAGCTTTTTCATGGGCAGTTTGGCGGGCCATGGCCGGGAGTTAGTCCCCAAATTGCATGTTTGAGCCCGCTATGGGAAGATGCCATACGCCATACTGCGCAGGAATGCCGCCGGCTGGGTTTGCGCTTTACCATGCAAAATTGCCCCGGGTGGGCAATGGCCGGCGGGCCATGGATAACACCGGCCAACGCCATGCGCCATTTAGCCTGGAGCAGGATCGATTTAGCAGGAGGGGAGGGTGTAGTAAACATGCACCTTGACCAACCGCAACCCAGCAGCGAACCCTGGCGGGATTACAGAGATATTACTGTACTTGCATTTCCAACACCATTAGGCGATACCGGCAAGCCGCTTGTAGCCCAATCTGTTAAGGGCAGTAGCAATATATCATGGGAGGATTGTTTCCTGAAACAGGCGAAAGAATCTGTGCGGCTTAAACCGGCAGCCACAGGCGAACCGTATTGGGCTGAAGTAACCTTTGCCGATACTGTGACCATCCGGACCATCGAATTGCCGAGCGTTAACAGCATGGGGCACGCCTGGAATTATGAGCCCGGCGTAAAAATAAAGGCGCAGGCTATCATGGCCAACGGTAAAGTAATAGATATTTTAAATACCAATATCCCCCAAGGGAACTGGCAGGATACGCAGCCGCTCTCTTTTGCCTGCACGGAAGTAAAAGGAGCTAAAACGATAAAGCTCTATATCGAAAACAAACACGATATGGCCCTTGGCGTCATCCGTTTCTTTTCGGCTGCCCGCAAAAATAGCTGGGAATCAGAGGCCGGGTGGACCTTGCGCAGCATCGACCGCAGCGGCAAAAAGTACGGGCAATCGCCTAAAAGCTATATCGATCCGGCCCAGATTCGCGATATCACCAACATGATGGATGCGCAGGGCAATTTAAAATGGGCTGCCCCGCGCGGTAAATGGACTGTTTTACGCATAGGCCACGTAAACAGCGGCAAGCAAAATGGCCCCGCCCCGGCAGAGGGTACCGGCTGGGAGAGTAATAAACTTTCAGAGGCCGGCGCCAACGCGCATTTCGCTGGCTATATTGGTAGGCTGTCCGGAGCAAATGGTATACTGGGCGATGGCCTGTTAAAAGGCATGCTGATGGACAGCTGGGAATGCGAAACCCAAACCTGGACACAAAATATGGAACAGGAGTTTAACCGTGTGGAGGCCTACCCGCTGCGCAAATGGATCCCTGCTTTGTTTGGCTATGTGCTGAAAGACCAGGAAACCACATTCAAATTCCTGCGCGACTGGCGGTCGACCTTGAACGACTTGTATACCAACAAGTTTTATGGGCGGATGGCGCAGCTGGCCAAACAAAACAACCTGGCTGTATCGTACGAAACTGCCGCCGGAGATGTTTTTCCGGCTGATATTTTAGAATATTACAAGTTTGCCGATGTACCCATGTGCGAATTCTGGCAGCCTTTTACCAATGGCTACGTAGGCTCGTTTAATTTTAAACCTATTAAGCCGGCTGCTTCCGCCGCACATATTTACGGCAAACCCCGGCTGGGTGCCGAAGCATTTACCTCCTTCGCGCTCACGTGGGACGAGCACTGGCAGGATTTAAAGGAAGTGGCCAACGTGAACATTGTAGAAGGCGTAACACACCTGGTATACCATACCTACACACATAATCCCAAAGCCGATTCGCTGAAGCCCGGTACTTCATTTGGATCAGGCATAGGGACCCCGTTCCTGAGGCAGCAAACCTGGTGGAACGATATGCCACAGCTAAACGGCTATTTTGCGCGTATTAGTTATTTACAGGAGCGCGGTAGGCCGGTATCAGATGTACTTTGGTATCTGGGCGACGAGATAGACCATAAACCCGATCAAAACGCGCCTTTCCCCAAAGGCTTTAAGTATGATTATTGTAACCCCGATGTTCTGCTGAACAGGCTTACTGTGGCAAACGGGATGGTGGTAACGCCCGAAGGGATAAGCTACAGGGTGTTATGGTTGCCATCAACCATCCATATGCTGCCGCAAACATTGGAGAAACTCGAGGCATTGATCCGCGCCGGGGCAACAATTATTGGCGATGCCCCACAATACCTCGCAACGCTTAGCGGCGGCCAAAAATCACAAATCCGTTTCAATACTGCTGTAAAAAACATTTGGGGTGATAAACAACCAAAAGGCCTGCGCAAATTGGGCAAAGGCGCTTTAATTTCAGGAACTTCGCTGGCCGATGCTTTACAGCAAATACAATTAACCCCGGATGTTACCGGCGGAGACGCCATCTGGACACACCGCAAAGCAGAAGGTGCCGACTGGTATTTCATATGCGCGCCAAAAGGCAAAGCATTTAAAGGCACGCTTGATTTCCGCAATACAGGTGCTGCCGAAATGTGGGATCCCCTTAACGGCACAACCAGGGCTGTAGCAGCCGAACAAAAACAAGGTCGTACATCTGTAACTTTTGATTTACCACAGGCGGGCTCATGTTTTGTAGTTTTTAATCATAACCAGCAACAAAACGCCGCAAATAAACCCGTCCAAACAAAAGTAATTGCCACAACCAACCTCTCGGCTCCCTGGGAGCTATCTTTCCCGGAAGGATGGGGCGCACCGCAAACAACCCGCATCAATGAATTAAAACCCTGGAAAGATCTGAACCTATCACCCGAGGCAAAAGCATTTTCGGGTACTGCCGCGTATACCACCACGTTCACCATTGATAAAATTGAGTCAGGTGCGCATTTTTTGCTTAACCTTGGCTCGGTAAATATGATTGCCAAAGTTACCCTGAACGGGAAGTTTATCGGTACCGTATGGTGCAATCCTTACCAGCTGGATTTAACCAATGCTATTGTTGCCGACAAAAATTCGCTTAAAGTGGAAGTAACCAGTACCTGGTTCAACAGGTTGGCCTATGATGCCGGGTTACCGGAAGATAAAAGAAAAACCTGGACGATAAGCGGGCCGGAAAAAGGTTCGGCTTTGAGGGAAAGTGGATTGATTGGGCCGGTGACGTTGGTGGAGGAGAAGGGGTTGTAG
- a CDS encoding VOC family protein, translating into MSTNYLKIKSMSPQFVVADLERSLDFYTRELGFEIDFRYEDFYAGIFKGSYTIHLKLGYGAIEKKAFKAKNEHLDLCFAVADIDSLFEAIKKQPINIIQPLREMPYGREFYITDPDGYILSFLE; encoded by the coding sequence ATGAGTACAAATTATCTGAAAATCAAAAGTATGAGTCCGCAGTTTGTCGTAGCCGACCTTGAGCGTTCCCTGGATTTTTATACCCGCGAACTGGGATTTGAAATTGATTTCCGTTACGAGGATTTTTATGCCGGCATTTTTAAAGGTAGTTACACTATACACCTTAAATTAGGTTACGGAGCTATCGAAAAAAAGGCATTCAAAGCTAAAAATGAACATCTTGACCTGTGTTTTGCGGTAGCAGATATTGACAGCCTTTTTGAAGCGATAAAAAAACAGCCGATAAATATTATACAGCCACTAAGAGAAATGCCCTACGGACGGGAATTTTATATTACTGACCCGGATGGTTATATCCTGAGTTTTTTAGAATAA
- a CDS encoding LacI family DNA-binding transcriptional regulator, which produces MKKGKRTTIYDIAAKLGITASSVSRALNNSNQVNEKTKELIMKTADELNYKRNILASNLRKGHSKTIGIVVPRINQNFFANVIAGIEEATYQKGYNLIICQSGESHDKEIQCVNTLINQDVDCIVISVSADGNDYQHLQNVIDHGIQLIQFDRVAEELETLKVINDNEQASYEAVSHLIESGYKRIALLEGPQNLSIFKQRKTGYLRALKAYNIDVIDELIVENAWTKELGAEGTRKLLSLPQPPDAIFASTSDFSALGVLEVANAMKIKVPSELGVCGYANEGFSEITSPSITTIDQFSIYMGNTVANLYFQEKGNTDTTSKPKIISIKPELIIRGSTARKGKG; this is translated from the coding sequence ATGAAAAAGGGAAAACGCACCACCATTTATGACATCGCCGCAAAACTGGGCATAACCGCTTCGTCGGTGTCTCGCGCATTGAATAACAGCAACCAGGTAAACGAAAAAACCAAGGAGCTGATCATGAAAACCGCCGACGAACTTAACTACAAGCGTAACATCCTGGCGTCAAACCTGCGCAAGGGGCATTCCAAAACTATTGGTATTGTGGTGCCGCGCATTAACCAAAACTTTTTTGCCAACGTTATTGCGGGTATCGAGGAAGCAACCTATCAAAAAGGCTACAACCTCATCATCTGCCAATCGGGCGAATCGCATGATAAAGAGATACAGTGCGTGAATACCCTGATAAACCAGGATGTGGATTGTATTGTAATATCGGTATCGGCCGATGGCAACGACTACCAGCACCTGCAAAACGTGATTGACCACGGCATCCAGCTTATCCAGTTTGACCGCGTGGCCGAAGAACTGGAAACACTGAAGGTAATAAACGATAACGAACAGGCATCGTACGAAGCCGTATCGCACCTGATAGAAAGCGGCTACAAACGCATAGCCCTGCTGGAAGGCCCTCAAAACCTCAGCATTTTTAAACAGCGTAAAACCGGTTACCTGCGGGCCTTAAAAGCCTACAATATTGATGTGATTGACGAACTGATAGTTGAAAATGCCTGGACAAAAGAATTAGGCGCCGAGGGTACCCGCAAACTACTAAGCCTGCCCCAGCCTCCCGATGCCATATTTGCCTCCACATCTGATTTCTCGGCCCTGGGTGTTTTGGAAGTTGCCAACGCGATGAAAATAAAGGTACCATCGGAGTTAGGCGTTTGCGGCTACGCCAACGAAGGTTTCTCGGAAATTACCAGCCCATCCATAACTACTATAGACCAGTTTAGTATTTATATGGGCAACACGGTTGCCAACCTGTACTTCCAGGAAAAAGGCAATACCGATACCACATCCAAGCCAAAAATCATCAGCATAAAACCTGAGCTGATTATAAGGGGATCGACGGCGAGAAAAGGGAAAGGGTAG
- a CDS encoding xylulokinase, with protein MLLLGIDIGTSSVKVSVVNADTQQIITSAQFPDEESPIKAVHPGWAEQSPLMWWDQAQQALARCHAKGGYNPQDIAAIGIAYQMHGLVLVDKDQNVLRDSIIWCDSRAVEIGDKAFAAIGQEKCLSHLLNSPGNFTASKLAWVKENEPEIYAKIDKIMLPGDYIAMKLTGEITTSVSALSEGVFFDFKTNGISKDVINYFGFDESLFPVINPVFSSHGALKSDVAEKLGLKAGIPVTYKSGDQPNNALSLNVLNPGEVAATAGTSGVIYGVSDQLAYDQQSRINTFAHVNYTEEEKRLGVLLCINGTGSLYRWAKYNFGAGLGYNQLNQEAKKAPLGSDGLRVLPFGNGAERMLNNKQVGAHFQNIDLNLHTQAHIFRAVQEGIACAFRYGFDIMRSNGMNPTVIRAGKSNLFLSELFTETFVNATGVPVELYNNDGSVGAALGAGIGAGIFKSPSEAFSNTKAIQLIEPDLSVNFEPIYNEWNTLLNKQLS; from the coding sequence ATGTTATTATTAGGGATTGATATAGGTACTTCTTCAGTTAAAGTTAGTGTTGTTAATGCTGATACGCAACAAATTATAACATCAGCACAGTTTCCGGACGAGGAATCGCCGATAAAGGCTGTACATCCCGGCTGGGCCGAGCAGTCGCCACTCATGTGGTGGGACCAGGCGCAACAGGCACTGGCACGCTGCCATGCCAAAGGTGGTTACAACCCGCAGGATATTGCCGCCATAGGGATAGCTTACCAGATGCACGGCTTAGTTTTGGTTGATAAAGACCAGAATGTTTTACGCGACAGCATTATCTGGTGCGATAGCCGCGCCGTTGAAATTGGCGATAAAGCCTTTGCCGCCATAGGCCAGGAAAAATGCTTATCGCACCTGTTAAACTCGCCGGGCAACTTTACCGCGTCCAAACTGGCCTGGGTAAAAGAGAACGAGCCGGAGATTTACGCTAAAATAGACAAGATCATGCTGCCCGGCGATTACATCGCCATGAAGCTAACAGGCGAGATTACCACCTCGGTATCGGCTTTATCCGAAGGGGTGTTCTTCGATTTTAAAACCAACGGCATCTCTAAAGATGTTATCAACTACTTTGGTTTTGATGAAAGCCTGTTCCCGGTTATCAACCCGGTTTTTTCATCTCACGGCGCGTTAAAAAGCGATGTAGCCGAAAAACTTGGCCTTAAAGCCGGCATCCCGGTAACCTATAAATCAGGCGATCAGCCAAATAATGCCTTATCATTAAATGTATTAAACCCGGGCGAGGTAGCTGCAACGGCAGGCACATCCGGCGTAATATACGGTGTAAGCGATCAACTGGCTTATGACCAGCAATCGCGTATCAACACCTTTGCCCACGTAAATTATACCGAAGAAGAGAAACGTTTAGGCGTATTGCTTTGCATTAACGGTACGGGCAGCTTATACCGCTGGGCCAAATACAATTTTGGCGCAGGCTTAGGTTACAATCAACTTAACCAGGAAGCGAAAAAAGCACCTTTAGGCAGCGATGGCCTGCGTGTACTGCCATTTGGCAACGGCGCCGAGCGTATGCTGAACAATAAACAGGTAGGTGCCCATTTTCAAAATATCGACCTTAACCTGCATACCCAGGCGCATATTTTCCGCGCGGTACAGGAGGGTATTGCCTGCGCGTTCCGCTATGGTTTTGATATCATGCGCAGCAACGGCATGAACCCAACGGTAATCCGTGCCGGCAAAAGCAACCTTTTTTTAAGCGAGCTATTTACCGAAACCTTTGTAAACGCCACTGGCGTGCCCGTTGAACTATACAACAACGACGGCAGCGTAGGCGCGGCATTAGGCGCCGGGATAGGTGCAGGCATCTTCAAATCGCCGTCAGAAGCATTCAGCAACACCAAAGCCATCCAATTAATAGAACCAGATCTTTCCGTTAATTTTGAACCTATTTATAATGAATGGAATACGTTACTTAACAAGCAGTTGAGTTAA